ACAAGAGTATGAATGCATTATAATTGTAATCTTGTTGTCCTTTACCTACAGACATGATGCAAtgcatgaaaacaaatttaatacatgaaaataccattttttcatAGATCAGCAGCTGTCAACCAAAACAAATCTCCAAATTTGTGCACACGTTAGTCCATATTACCAGCTGCTTCGGTCTTTGATGACTTTTGTTTTGGCATtaagggaacaaaatgaatgtccaaatgttaaaaaagttccctaaatgcgcattattgtggctagtgCACACAATCATGATCATGTACTTTGGTAGAGAAAATTTGCGGAACAATATTCTTTGGAGTATGTAGTTTACCATAAGTAAAGTATGGTGTATGCGTAGCCTGTATGGGCTTCTAAATATAAGAAAGACCAAATAGCaagtgaaaattttcaaagaagAGCCACTGGAATGGTTAGAGAAAGAGTGAAAGAGAAAATAATCACACTATGTCACAGTGATGCAATTTTATAAGCTTCTTTTAAGGTATCACTATGTGTTCCAAATTAAAAGTATACATGTCTTCttcatggaaatattttatttatcatttatcatcAGACATTTATCagaatgaataaaaacattgacaAGCGTTGAATATTTGTAAGGTTGCTGTAgcttattattataaatagaaaattattttccatGCTGTTTGTGGACCTTTATGCATTGCGCCATTTTCTGCACTATCACTTTACACATCTcactttaagtatttattttattgatatagaatatttaacatttaatattaaaatcacTTTACAGCAACAAGGAAAGCGAAAGTAATGTCAGagttttggtgttgttgtaaGTGCTTTGCAaattcttaaagtgacactcttattcaaaatcactaCATAGACATgtacaaaaaacataaatattgactgataaacctttaggtacttactaaaaaatgcatttatggaaagaATTAATTACCGAAAAAGAAGactgtaaccatgtatttaatagctaaaaatgcaaaaaatattaaatgattgttgaatgctaaaagatttactgtgatctactatagtctcataaggtagaaatactgtgtttaatgcacatttctttcaaattaaaattggtatccttcattaaaatcattgtttgtcatttattcatccttttgggaatataaaaacaatagtattaattgtggtaaatcttatgtgtGAGTAAGAGTGCGTCTTTAAGTGTTGGTCataagtgataataaaaacCCTTAAAACAGGACATTTGTGAAACCTTTTCGCTctgacaatacacacatgcctacaatacatgtatcaaggcccataactcttgtttTAATGGTTTTGAGTTTTGTAGACTAAAAAGTTAACAAGTGATTGtatgctttaattatataaatgataatgattTCTATTTGGTCATATTTTCAGAATGATGGAACTTTGGACAACTGTAAGAAGCTACTGCTGGTATCAGACAGAGTGCAAGTGATAAATAGTGTCATGTCATCCATTGACAAGATATGGACGGATGCCGATTGTAAACGTAAGTCCAACTTTATTGTCATTGTCTAAAATATAGTGGCCAGAAATAGAATAAACCTTTGCACTGGTACAGAGCTGTAATGGCTTGCTTCAAACTTGATTTTATATTGTAggatatgtaaaaaataataagcgTAAGAATTTGGGTTTGTTCACCCTAAAGTCCAATTTTGCTGACTGGAAAATGGATTTAGCTTTTGTCAATATCATTCTGGAGCACTTAAGgtaacatgatttttttaaattgatctttgttatgaatatataatttaaaaacttgggttacttaaatgaaaaacatcaacctAATACTTATAGTTTGTTTCTAAGTTGTTATTTGGATTTCTGTGtttatttggaaacaatttagtgaaatactgtacaagttttaatggtttttgtaaaaaaaaggtGAAAAGCATTAGGTCAATCTATGTATTCAAACTGGTGTAACCTTAACCTTTATTTTAGCCAATGGGTAAAATCAGATGAACATGACTGCTAGTGGATTCAAACCTCAAATCTCCCTACAGTATCCAAACTGTATATTTTTTCGTTCAGGGAAAGGGTTGCATGACCTCATTTGCAACACTTAAGATGTACCCCCTTATGCAAATCCTGGATCTACACCtgacatttaaagatgcactcttactcccaaataaaaaaaatccgcaattaatacaattgttttaatatactataaaaaggataaataaatatcgaaaacaatggttcttatgaaggatactgaatttagttttaaacaaaggtgcagaaaacacggtatttctaccttatgagatgtgaatagatcacagtaaatcttttacttttagcactcaccaatcattaaatatttttgcgttttcagctatttatgacacggttacaatcttgttatcaataactaatattttccttaaatgcattaatattaagtaagttgttaaaggttaatcactcaaatttgtgtttgttatacatgagaatgtactgattttgaataagagtgccacttaaGTTATTTATGTGATGCTCTTTTCCCCAACCGTTATTTTCTCAATAATTGCAAGTACTTTTTTTTCtgatgaaacatatttcaaattaaacatactTGTTTCTAACTATGGTTGTACCCTAAGCACTATATGTCTCCATATCTTCAGAATGTTTTTCTTCGTTGAGTGAAGATGCAAATGCTACAGTGCATTACACCCTTAAGAAGGAGGTGGAAGATTTCTTTGACCTATACAACAACTTTACTGCCTGTGTTAATCTCACTGAAAATGTGGTAAGTATAGGAGTTACTGGATGAGGTCCGATGATATGAGGGGTCGGTACTAAACGCAGCTGTTTGCGCAGCCAATATAGACATATAGGGAAGACGCAgccatataatatttaaatttgatataatattgcAGAATGATGTAAAGCTGCATTTTTGGCCAAGGGTTGCATCATTtgaatacaagcaaatctaaaaaaGTTCACATGTGTTGAAGCAGAAAATAGGAAAGTCTtatataggctaagaaatatttccatatattttatgtcaaaaaagtAATTAGGAAAATAACGTCATTTACAAATGtacttgcttgtttacatcTGTTGTGACCTGTgatgacccatgtgagaacacTGTTGAAGTCGCATGATTCCTCACTCTGCTCTTAGATTTAAGACCACttatttgtatgtttacatCAGTTGTGACAGCGTGGTGACCCATGTAAGAACCCAGTTTGAGTCaagtgattcctcaccctgtatctgtatataaaacacatgCATGCTTGCACTTTAACATGTCAGTAGACTTTTACTATCTCCATTACACTTTATTGTTTAACGCAACAAATGTGTACAAAGTGTTCACTACACGAAATTACATAAGTGCTTTAAGTAAAAATTATCCAAAGCTCTGTAATAACTTAGAATTCAGACATATGCGAGAATGTCTTGCTAATGATATGTTTTTAAGATAGGAAAtacaatgtgaaaaaaaatcaattacttTTCTCCATTAACTTCCTGATTACAGACTGAATAGACCAATGTTTTAAggccaaaaatacatttggttcgggttacccgaccctacctacaaaatatatttttttttttttttaagtctgcTTTAATATgcagttttaaacctttaaagctttattcaGAATATTCCTTTAACACCATTTGAACAAGATGATAATTACGATCTTATTTAAAGCctaataaataagttgaaaataAGCCTaactaccctacctgtttttgaaaaggatgttaccctaaccaaatcattttttgCCTAAGCATATGatgtaatatattaaaaattgtCACACACAATTCAAGacaataatgttattaatgtcaTGTGAGAAAATGCAACAACTTCTGTCTATTTCTTCAGCTTTCAGTAAATAAGTTGAAATGTTCAGAATGTCACCAGAATTATACAGACATGAACACAAGATTCAACAACATGCTTTTTGCTGACAACAAGAACCAGCATGTTTGTATGGATATTGTTGATATGgtgagatgttttttttaatatttaatattgaggTTGCGAAACACCACTGGTATTGACatttgttgttatattagagTTTTAGAAGGTTTAAAAAAGAATCGGTGCTGCAGAAGAGCGACAGTATTCTAAAAGAGaaaattacacattttataGCACAAATACTTTTACCTGAAAaggaattttgtttaattgtatttcaacagcgaaatttgtaaattttgtaagtatttataatcatatgatTAATTTTAAGCAAAGCAAACTAATTATTTGACAACCCTCAGCATTTGATTCTACGGAGGCAGAAGgctgcccatgctggtctccatgagggcggGAGCTACCTGCTACCAAATAAGGGCAGGGTTCAGCACCCATCCATAACTCTTAAGCTAAAACCCTTATACGACACTTTCCAATAAAGGGTGTCATTGtatcttgaatgttttattatgttttaacatgCAATACTATTGTTTTCGTGTAGATGCACAAGTACTTAATTGAATATACTCCTAAAAGAGTACCAAAAACTATGGATACTCAAATTACTTTTGATAGATTGATTGACTGATATTTTCAGGGTAAAACACATTCTGTATACTGAATGGTAATACATACCACAGGAGCTTAAATGCAAACTTAAGCTACAGTGTACTTGAGAATATATCAGAAACCCTTTATAATAATGtagaaatgatatttaaaatgctgaaaaatattcaaagatTTTGGAGACTGAAATATTGGAGACTCCAACTTAAAATTAAGTGTGTACCAACCTGACTTTTTATTTTGGTGTAGTAAAAAAATACCCCAAAACTGGCAAAACACATTAAATTGTGTTACATGTACAATTctcattaaatattatattgaaatgttttatttttcaagatgaACTATACAAGATTGACTTGGGGAGAGATTTTGAATTGTACGGTCAATCATCGGCAGTATGTCCCAGCTGTAGTGACCATTGCATGCCTCATGATGTTGCCCGTCGCTTTTTACATCACTGCTGCTTTACATGGGACCAAGCGGGAGAGAAATTTTATGATACGTAAGCTTTACTTTACtaaatgaatattcaaattttatttaaattcatcaCAATACTCAAATGGTTACCGTTCTATGTCTGATTCCATGTGTAAGTAGAGAACACATGGTTGGTGCCTGGGTCGATTTCAGCACCAaccttttatttgaaatatcctGCTAGTTGTCATGTTGATTGTCCTACTTTATGCGTTTAAATGCatcttaaaggggctagacaccagatgatacaattgcaaaagagaattgtcaaaaacttaccatacataaaattgacatcattgTGAACAACGCATGAATCTTACTTACttatgtatcacatcgcttatgacacatgcatcttttctagtttttgtgcattttttcaatttgaaattttcTACGGTTGTCTACGACGTTTATCCAAAAAATTAGGGTctgtatatttatctgtactcttaaacagatatgatttaaagtgGGAAACCGTTatgcaccattttaaatggggaaacacagatgagacagcaacatgattgttgcgttgattattttaaccatgtaaagtGACGTGTCATtggcctcctactagctcgcatttacaattctatgcttgttttgaggaaactCCTCAAACTAAGGCATCATTTACATGCTGgtcaatatacatataaaaccTTCTTTTGGCTATTACTTTCATGCAGCCATGTACCAATCCATGTTGCAGCTTACAGTGCACAGATAAGTCAAGACTTCAAAAGAAttgattatataaattatgaaacTTATCTTCTATCTATATCGACGTAAATTAATAGAAAATATGTTCTAGATTTTTGCAATGTCATTGCAACAGCCATTGTTTTTCAAACTGTTTCCCTCGTCTGGAAATGGCGTCCCATTGTATCTCTGGCATAAGTGCTGAGCTATGTTAAACAACCATGGTGATTATCTAAGAATGCATTTACATGTAATACGGGCTAGTATAGAATATATAATTCATCCATAATTCTGTATGCTAATTTGATACAGGGTTTTGTAATCCCAACCACAAGGTTAATAAATGTACTTTAGCTCAGTGCTAATTAATAAATACTTCTCTCCACAGGGTAATCCTATCCAGAGCATAAATGGGAAAGTctttgacttcaaacttcatatacagatatcTAATTTAGGAAAAATGCGCAGTGCACATGAACCATAACTCGTCTGCAGTATTTTTTAAGTCATTGCCTTTtgttaaatcatatttgtttgtcCGAAGCATAACTTGCAATTTCCTTctggtattgacttcaaacattatatacagATACATCTCATTCAGGGGAATTGCAGTGCACAGGAACTATAACTTTGGGTGCAGTATTTTTAATAAGGCATTCAAGGAGCATATATCACTCCCAGGGAAACTTTTTACTTCAAGAAGGTGGTGTATTGGGGTATTAATCATATTCATTTATAGCTCTATTTCTACCAGTGTACCAAAGAGATGGATTTGCGCAATTctttataccccccaaaacaaagtttgggggggggtatactggaatcgggttgtccgtctgtccgtctgtctgtctgtctgtctgtccgtctgtccgtccggtttttttttgtccgggattcatctttgtcgttattgaacaaatctttttcaaactttcagatattaatggccatgatgtaaacttgcgcctctgtgaaattggtacgggtcacatgaccctgaccagagttatctccccttgatgtgttaaagtaggcaaaataagccctgtccgggattcatctttgttattattcaacaaatctttatcaaactttcagaaattaatggccatgttgtaaactttcgcctctgtgaatttggtacaggtcacatgaccctgactggagttatctccccttgatgtgttaaagtaggcaaaataagccctgtccgggattcatctttgttattattcaacaaatctttatcaaactttcagaaattaatggccatgttgtaaactttcgcctctgtgaatttggtacaggtcacatgaccctgactggagttatctccccttgtaggcaaaattagctttgtccggcctaactccagggcaaacaacctagacatggaggggtggggggtattcgttagcctatggcttacagttctagttatCTATGAGCTACAGTCAAACCCGGTTAGCTCAACTCCAAGGGACCGGTGAAAAAAAGGAGAGCCTCGGGGAATTCGAATGCTTACATTCGGTTGAAAGAAAACCTtgacatctagttcgagccaacaaagaaattgagccaagcgagttcgagccaaccgggTTCAACTGTACACATTTTTATCGAAATAAgtcatattcatacaaattagaacaaatataaacataaacacatcTGGCTGTGTGTTCATTGTTTCTTTTACGTCTTACTTCCAGCAAAGAGATTATTCCTCGGTAGTCAAAGTAACAACTACGGGAGTTTAGACAGTCCTCGTTATGATACCATTACGGAAGGAAGGCCTTCAGCAAGACCCGATGTATCAAGGCCGTCTTCATCTTCAAGTTCTGTAGACAGTGGgcatcaaaacaaataatgcatGTTATATTAAAGGCGTACACTATAgattgatgcatttttttttcaaaaatgtttaatgctTTATTGTGTTGAACTCGTTTGGCTTTAATGATTAAAACGAAGAAAGGAAAGGGTTTCCATCACTCCTTTccttgaatataattataacgTTGTATGTATAGTACTATGCGTTTTTTTACGTGTTTTAATTGGGGATTTTGTAGCCACGTATCTATTCATgattaacaaaaacacatttttaaaggCTAACATTTGTTTATCTGTTCctaaattatatgcttttttgtttttatcattttagtcAAAGGAGGTACAGggtaaacatgataatgcattaaaattgaaacaattttgttttgcatcAACCTTAGTACATGtttattgtgcgcctttaattATTACTGATCAATATGAATTACATTTACATGTGGACAGTCCATTTGTGTTAGTTAAGTGCAATATTTATTGTGACAAACTcttttgtattataatattattagaattgtgttttgattgtaaaatgtatattcgTAACATTCCTTGCATTACCTTTCGTTGTGAGCAGGGCAGATTCATGTGTATACGCTGGTACGTTTTGCATTTTGATCTGCTGAGAAAACTGATGCGTGTTTGCACATGACTGTTATGGTCTTGAACGTAATTAAATTACCCCAGTATTACCCATTTTTGAACCATCAAAAAGTGAAATAAGGTTATTTTGTGCTGTCAGCTCAAGAATTATAGAACATTGACAAGGGTTGGCTTGGTTACGGAACacaacatatatgtattttacaaatacttGTTAAAGCATGTCAAAATTACCGGTGTcaggttagcgcagtggtaagcaCACTCACTTCTCACAAAGGCGACCCAGGTTTGATTACcagcctgggtgcatgtgagtgtggttggtggtcaccaagcggGTTAGGTCGGTTTTCTCGGGTACTCTGCTTTCCCACACAATAAATGACTAAACTCTCCACAAGTTATCATaattttcttcacaatcgttgttaaaatttacaatgtttaaacttaaattaccggttttgttatttgtattttgtttacttttcttttcttttgtaaaGTAATCAACATACTAATGAATGTCTTAATTTTGCAATGTCTGTCATGCTGTGGAAGGTTGAACTTGTTCTAGATCAGATTAAGGAACTAatttagttatacatgtattgtgaATAATTAGTGCTTTGAATGCTTAAAATGATGCTGTGAAGAATTATGTGCTTTAAAAAGAGCGAAGAGTTTATGTCAAGGTTTCACAATGTTTTTGCATGAAGAGTTAAATGGCTACAGTAATGGTCTCTATAATAATCCtgtgtcattttattattaCCACTATGATGTTATAGTACATTACAACAAACCTTacttttgaccaaaatatagGAGCGAgtatgcattgttttatttatagataaatAAAGCTCAGGTGGGCTGTTCAGTCACCTTTGCTTTGCAgttttgcattttacaaacctCTTACACGAGttagttaaaacttaaatcaatGTTGTCTCGGATATCTTGCAGCCAAGTAATGTAACTCTTTGTTGATCTTTTATCAAAGctatgcaataaaacaatgaaaactattgggacaagcccagtatgAAGCATTCAAGTATAAACCCTGTATAGACAAGGCAATGGAACAGACGATACCGAAAGTCACTTTTACCCACCTACAACAGAAAGATTTATAAATTTAGAATCACTTACTAACGAGGATATATAGctcttgataccagtgcttagAGTGATGTTTTAGGGAAGTTACATTAAGTTTTTCGTCTGTCCGTTTGCCACTCTTGATTTGTCAACACTATTGATGTCACATTTTTTGTCCAAAACCTAGGCAACCTGGTCAGAATATTTCTACAGAATCTATGTCAAGTTCGATCCAGTGTCATGTATGGTCAAACAGTATTAAGCATTCAAGTATAAACCCTGTATAGACAAGGCAATGGAACAGACGATAGCGAAAGTCACTTTTACCCACCTACAACAGAAAGATTTATAAATTTAGAATCACTTACTAATGAGGATATATAGctcttgataccagtgcttagAGTGATGTTTTAGGGAAGTTACATTAAGTCTTTCGTCCGTCTGTTTGCCACTCTTGATTTGTCAACACTATTGATGTCACATTTTTTATCCAAAACCTAGGCAACCTGGTCAGAATATTTCTACAGAATCTTTGTCAAGTTCGATCCAGTGTCATGTATGGTCAAACAGTACATGTAGATctctaagaaaaatgttttaaacactaGAAGGCACAATTTTGGCCCGAAATGAATGGTAC
The DNA window shown above is from Mya arenaria isolate MELC-2E11 chromosome 6, ASM2691426v1 and carries:
- the LOC128239329 gene encoding osteopetrosis-associated transmembrane protein 1-like; its protein translation is MVLFHYKVAFVCLCFFLQLEKSFCNIEDLSNTFLQWKIELGNIKINAPAKRKNSNSSDLLPDCKAFVYEFSKRASHFIECSIDNARPFRFCCGCAEHYMKAKTVYNDIVKNDGTLDNCKKLLLVSDRVQVINSVMSSIDKIWTDADCKQCFSSLSEDANATVHYTLKKEVEDFFDLYNNFTACVNLTENVLSVNKLKCSECHQNYTDMNTRFNNMLFADNKNQHVCMDIVDMMNYTRLTWGEILNCTVNHRQYVPAVVTIACLMMLPVAFYITAALHGTKRERNFMIPKRLFLGSQSNNYGSLDSPRYDTITEGRPSARPDVSRPSSSSSSVDSGHQNK